A genomic stretch from Xiphophorus maculatus strain JP 163 A chromosome 16, X_maculatus-5.0-male, whole genome shotgun sequence includes:
- the LOC102229521 gene encoding transcription factor Sox-8, with the protein MLKMTEEHEKSLNDQPCSPSGTNSSMSQDESDSDAPSSPTGSDGHGSLLSGLGKKLDSEDDERFPACIRDAVSQVLKGYDWSLVPMPVRGNGSLKNKPHVKRPMNAFMVWAQAARRKLADQYPHLHNAELSKTLGKLWRLLSESEKRPFVDEAERLRVQHKKDHPDYKYQPRRRKNVKPGQSDSDSGAELAHHMYKAEPGMGGLAGMPDGHHHPEHAGQPHGPPTPPTTPKTELHHGAKQDLKHEGRRLADSSRQNIDFSNVDINELSTDVISNMETFDVHEFDQYLPLNGPASGSAALSSDHSHGPVPVSGSSYASSYGSGVSSWSRKCGMSSTSPPAGEVGQHRLHIKTEQLSPSHYSEHSHGSPSHSDYSSYSSQACVTSATSAASGAASFSSSQCDYTDLQSSNYYSPYSGYPSSLYQYPYFHSSRRPYSSPILNSLSMAPAHSPTAPSWDQPVYTTLSRP; encoded by the exons atgttaaaaatgacagaGGAGCATGAAAAGTCTCTCAACGACCAGCCGTGCAGTCCATCAGGGACAAACAGCTCCATGTCTCAGGACGAGTCCGACTCCGACGCGCCGTCCTCGCCAACGGGCTCCGACGGTCACGGATCCCTCCTCAGCGGTTTGGGAAAGAAGCTGGACTCCGAGGACGATGAGCGCTTCCCAGCCTGCATACGGGACGCGGTCTCGCAGGTCCTTAAGGGATACGATTGGTCCCTGGTCCCGATGCCAGTGCGAGGGAACGGATCTCTGAAGAACAAACCGCACGTCAAGAGACCCATGAATGCGTTCATGGTGTGGGCACAGGCGGCCCGCAGGAAGCTGGCGGATCAGTACCCACATCTGCACAATGCTGAGCTGAGCAAGACACTGGGAAAACTCTGGCg CCTGCTTTCTGAAAGTGAGAAGAGGCCCTTCGTAGATGAAGCAGAGCGACTGAGGGTTCAGCACAAAAAAGATCATCCAGACTATAAGTACCAGCCACGGCGACGGAAGAATGTGAAACCAGGGCAGAGCGACTCAGATTCAGGGGCAGAGTTGGCACATCACATGTACAAAGCTGAGCCAGGGATGGGGGGGCTGGCAGGAATGCCTGATGGACACCACCACCCTGAACATGCAG GGCAGCCTCATGGACCACCTACACCACCCACCACCCCAAAAACAGAGCTCCACCATGGAGCTAAACAGGACCTGAAGCATGAAGGCCGCCGCCTTGCCGACAGCAGCAGGCAGAATATTGACTTCAGCAATGTGGACATCAACGAGCTGAGCACTGATGTCATCAGCAACATGGAGACCTTTGATGTTCATGAGTTTGACCAGTACCTCCCGCTGAATGGCCCAGCGTCGGGCTCCGCTGCCTTATCCTCAGATCACAGTCATGGGCCGGTTCCAGTCTCCGGCAGCTCCTACGCTTCCTCGTACGGCAGTGGTGTTTCATCCTGGAGCCGAAAGTGCGGCATGTCCTCCACTTCTCCTCCCGCCGGCGAGGTCGGCCAGCACCGCCTCcacataaaaacagagcagctgagCCCCAGCCACTACAGTGAGCACTCCCATGGGTCACCATCGCACTCTGATTACAGCTCCTACAGCAGCCAAGCCTGCGTCACCTCGGCCACTTCGGCCGCCTCGGGTGCTGCGTCTTTCTCCAGCTCCCAGTGTGACTATACCGACCTGCAGAGCTCTAACTATTACAGTCCTTACTCTGGCTACCCCTCCAGCCTCTATCAGTACCCCTACTTCCACTCATCTAGGCGGCCCTACAGCAGCCCGATCCTGAATAGTCTATCCATGGCTCCGGCCCACAGTCCCACTGCCCCCAGTTGGGACCAGCCCGTCTACACTACTCTGTCTCGACCTTAA
- the LOC111611554 gene encoding piggyBac transposable element-derived protein 3-like, which translates to MPVKLFHTYSRLMRFDDRESRPARRMTDKLAAIREVWDKWVERLPYLYNPEPDVTVDEQLVPFRGCCPFRQYMPSKPAKYGIKSWVASESSYAWKMQVYTGRSTSGCPEKNQGLRVVLDVTEGLRGHNVTCDNFFNSYELGQQLLKRKITMVGTVQKNKPELPPALLGSKEREVFSSKFAFTPTTTLVSYLPKKNKNVVLLSTLHKDGDISDREDRKPIIILE; encoded by the exons ATGCCAGTCAAACTCTTTCACACCTACTCAAGACTGATGCGATTTGATGACCGTGAATCAAGACCAGCAAGACGTATGACAGACAAACTTGCAGCCATAAGAGAGGTATGGGACAAGTGGGTGGAGCGGTTGCCCTACCTCTACAATCCAGAGCCTGATGTAACAGTGGATGAGCAACTGGTTCCATTTAGAg GTTGTTGTCCTTTCCGGCAGTATATGCCCAGCAAGCCAGCAAAATATGGGATCAAGTCATGGGTGGCTTCTGAATCAAGCTATGCTTGGAAAATGCAAGTCTATACTGGGAGGTCAACCAGTGGATGCCCAGAGAAGAACCAGGGGTTGCGAGTTGTGCTTGATGTGACAGAGGGACTGAGGGGTCACAATGTGACATGTGACAATTTCTTCAACTCTTATGAACTCGGACAGCAGCTCCTGAAGAGGAAGATCACCATGGTTGGTACAGTTCAAAAGAACAAGCCTGAGCTCCCACCTGCACTGCTTGGGTCAAAGGAGAGAGAGGTCTTCTCCTCAAAGTTTGCCTTCACACCCACCACCACTCTAGTTTCCTacctcccaaagaaaaacaagaatgtagtTCTTCTGAGCACACTGCACAAAGACGGCGACATTAGTGACCGTGAGGACAGGAAGCCAATCATCATCCTGGAATAA